The following coding sequences lie in one Synechococcus sp. PCC 7336 genomic window:
- a CDS encoding mechanosensitive ion channel family protein translates to MQDLFAQLLPKLADLGIRLAIAVAILAIGLWLSKVVRGFVLQLFDRRNVDRTVASFVSNLVYYTAVVFVAIAALNRLGVQTASIIAVVGAAGLAIGLALQGSLSNLAAGFMMVILRPFKVGDFIEVSGVLGVVEEIGILVTKLASPDNKSIIIPNSKVFGDTISNFSAKSIRRIDLTIGVSYSDDLDKVKSVIQEVLRGDDRILQDPPPRIGVSELADSSVNFAVWSWVMSADYLDVKFALNERMKKRFDTDGISLPFPQRAVHLYSQN, encoded by the coding sequence ATGCAAGACCTGTTTGCACAACTGCTGCCGAAGCTAGCAGACTTAGGCATCAGACTAGCGATCGCTGTGGCGATTCTGGCGATCGGTCTTTGGCTGTCGAAGGTAGTGCGCGGTTTTGTTTTGCAACTGTTCGACCGGCGGAATGTCGATCGAACCGTGGCTTCGTTTGTCAGCAACCTGGTCTATTACACTGCGGTCGTCTTTGTTGCGATCGCAGCGCTCAATCGGCTTGGGGTCCAAACAGCTTCCATTATTGCAGTTGTTGGTGCTGCTGGTTTAGCAATTGGCTTAGCCTTGCAGGGCTCTCTATCCAACCTTGCCGCTGGCTTCATGATGGTTATTTTGCGGCCATTTAAGGTAGGAGATTTCATCGAGGTGTCAGGAGTGCTTGGGGTCGTCGAAGAGATTGGCATTCTCGTGACAAAGTTAGCTAGCCCCGATAATAAGAGCATCATCATTCCCAATTCAAAAGTCTTTGGCGATACGATCTCTAACTTTTCTGCCAAAAGCATTCGCCGCATCGATCTCACTATCGGCGTCAGTTACTCGGACGATCTGGATAAAGTCAAAAGCGTCATTCAAGAAGTGTTGAGGGGAGACGATCGCATTCTCCAAGATCCCCCTCCACGCATTGGTGTGAGCGAACTTGCCGACAGCAGCGTCAATTTTGCTGTGTGGTCTTGGGTCATGTCAGCTGATTATCTCGATGTAAAGTTCGCTCTGAACGAGCGCATGAAAAAGCGTTTCGATACCGATGGGATTAGCCTTCCCTTTCCTCAGCGCGCAGTCCATC
- a CDS encoding PhoH family protein yields the protein MKKAYVLDTNVLLHDPTALTHFRENDIVLPITIIEELDRFKKQASSIGRNARHTSRLLDSLRLQGHLHEGISLEEGGHLQVALCSRQTLRELPPELEGDRGDNAILATALELKRSCECPVVLVSKDTNLRIKANALGLDAEDYETDKVDVEELYTGYREVMADANTIKGLFEQGGVTLELEQECYPNQAFTLIDVANPHHTALAIAQNQKGDVVPLSKLPHGGVSRIQPRNREQKFALELLLRESIQLVTLVGKAGTGKTLLAIAAGLRQVADKQVYSRLLISRPVVPMGQDLGYLPGDITEKLTPWMQPLYDNFDLIFDTQDLTGRAGHWKHGHEELMERGMLQIEPLTYIRGRTIPKQYLIVDEAQNLTPHEVKTILTRAGEGTKIILTGDLEQIDNPYVDAASNGLTYAIEKFRGEPLAGHILLEKGERSDLAERAAALL from the coding sequence ATGAAAAAAGCGTATGTGTTAGATACCAACGTGTTACTGCACGATCCCACGGCCCTAACGCACTTTCGCGAGAACGATATCGTTCTACCCATCACCATCATCGAAGAACTCGATCGGTTTAAAAAACAAGCCTCCAGTATCGGGCGCAACGCTCGCCACACCTCTCGCTTGCTCGATAGCCTCCGCCTGCAAGGCCACCTGCACGAAGGGATTTCATTGGAAGAAGGGGGTCACTTGCAAGTGGCCCTCTGCTCCCGTCAAACCCTGAGAGAATTGCCCCCCGAACTGGAAGGCGATCGCGGCGATAATGCCATCTTGGCCACAGCCCTAGAGCTGAAACGGTCCTGCGAATGTCCGGTGGTGTTAGTCAGCAAAGATACCAATTTGCGCATCAAAGCCAACGCCCTCGGCCTCGATGCGGAAGACTACGAAACCGACAAGGTCGATGTTGAGGAACTCTACACCGGCTATCGCGAAGTCATGGCAGACGCCAACACCATCAAGGGCCTATTCGAGCAAGGGGGAGTCACCCTAGAACTGGAACAGGAATGCTATCCCAACCAAGCTTTCACCTTGATCGATGTCGCCAATCCCCATCACACTGCCCTGGCGATCGCCCAAAACCAGAAAGGGGATGTGGTGCCCCTCAGCAAACTTCCCCACGGTGGCGTCTCCCGCATCCAACCCCGCAACCGCGAACAAAAATTTGCCCTCGAACTCCTGCTGCGCGAATCGATTCAGTTAGTCACCCTAGTGGGCAAAGCCGGTACGGGAAAAACCCTATTGGCGATCGCTGCTGGCTTGCGCCAAGTGGCCGACAAACAAGTGTACAGCCGCCTCTTAATCTCCCGTCCGGTGGTGCCGATGGGCCAAGATTTGGGCTACCTGCCGGGGGATATCACTGAAAAACTCACCCCCTGGATGCAACCGCTATACGACAATTTCGATCTGATCTTCGATACCCAAGACCTGACGGGCCGAGCGGGCCATTGGAAACACGGCCACGAAGAGCTGATGGAGCGGGGCATGCTGCAAATCGAGCCCCTCACCTACATTCGAGGCCGCACCATTCCCAAACAATATCTGATCGTCGATGAGGCCCAGAACCTCACCCCCCACGAAGTCAAAACCATCCTGACGCGGGCCGGAGAGGGCACTAAGATTATCTTGACTGGCGATCTCGAGCAAATTGACAACCCCTACGTCGATGCTGCCAGTAACGGCCTCACCTATGCGATCGAAAAATTTCGCGGCGAACCCTTGGCCGGACATATCCTGCTGGAAAAGGGAGAACGTTCGGACTTAGCAGAACGGGCAGCAGCTCTGCTGTAA
- the crtH gene encoding carotenoid isomerase: MTAATRPTSPPAEASSPDRPLDAIVIGSGIGGLVTATQLAAKGYSVAVLEKYLIPGGSAGYFERESASGHYRFDVGASMIFGFGDKGSTNLLTRALAAVDRRLDTIPDPVQIAYHLPDGLNPRVHRDYDAFIAELTESFPHEKVGIRKFYDEAWRVFNYLNSMELLSLEELGYLLRVFGQQPMSCLGLARYLPVNAGQVARKYIKDETLLAFIDMECYCWSVVPADRTPMINAGMVFSDRHYGGINYPEGGVGKIAEVLADGLVEKGGQIRYKARVTKILKRGNRAIGVQLADGETLYARKIISNATRWDTFQNLMPELPLPRAEKSWQSRYEQSPSFLSLHLGVEAEAIAGEADCHHILLEDWREMEREQGTIFVSIPTLLDPDLAPPNRHIIHTFTPSHMSEWEGLPSRDYRAKKERDADRLIQRLQQIWPDLGDRIELKEIGTPRTHRKFLGRINGTYGPIPSSTPWGLLGVPFNRTSVRNLYCVGDSTFPGQGLNAVAFSGFACAHRVAVDLGRPSRQ; encoded by the coding sequence ATGACTGCCGCGACTCGCCCCACCTCGCCTCCTGCAGAAGCATCTTCTCCCGATCGCCCGCTCGATGCGATCGTGATTGGCTCGGGCATTGGCGGCTTGGTGACGGCAACGCAACTGGCAGCCAAGGGCTATTCGGTGGCGGTATTAGAGAAATACCTGATTCCGGGGGGGAGTGCGGGCTATTTCGAGCGGGAGTCGGCCAGCGGACACTATCGCTTCGATGTGGGGGCATCGATGATTTTTGGGTTTGGAGACAAGGGCTCTACAAACCTGCTGACGCGGGCACTGGCAGCGGTCGATCGCCGTCTCGACACCATCCCCGATCCCGTCCAAATTGCCTATCACCTGCCCGATGGCCTCAATCCCCGCGTCCACCGCGATTACGACGCCTTTATCGCAGAACTGACCGAGTCCTTCCCCCACGAGAAAGTGGGCATTCGCAAGTTTTACGACGAAGCTTGGCGGGTGTTCAATTACCTCAATTCGATGGAACTACTGTCGCTAGAGGAATTGGGCTATCTCTTGCGGGTGTTTGGCCAACAGCCGATGAGTTGCTTGGGATTAGCCCGCTACCTGCCGGTGAATGCGGGCCAAGTGGCGCGCAAGTACATCAAGGATGAGACATTACTCGCTTTTATCGATATGGAGTGTTATTGCTGGTCGGTGGTGCCCGCCGATCGGACGCCCATGATTAATGCGGGTATGGTGTTTAGCGATCGCCATTACGGCGGGATCAACTATCCCGAGGGGGGGGTGGGCAAGATTGCAGAGGTCTTGGCAGACGGGCTGGTGGAAAAGGGCGGTCAGATTCGTTACAAAGCCAGGGTCACAAAGATTTTGAAGCGGGGAAATCGAGCGATTGGGGTCCAGCTCGCCGATGGCGAAACCCTGTATGCCCGCAAGATTATCTCTAACGCCACCCGCTGGGATACCTTCCAAAACCTCATGCCCGAGCTGCCATTGCCGAGGGCGGAAAAGAGCTGGCAGAGCCGCTACGAGCAGTCCCCCAGTTTCCTCAGTTTGCATTTGGGGGTCGAAGCAGAGGCGATCGCGGGCGAGGCCGATTGCCACCACATTCTGCTGGAAGACTGGCGCGAGATGGAACGGGAGCAGGGAACTATTTTTGTGTCTATTCCCACTCTGCTCGATCCCGACCTAGCCCCTCCCAATCGCCACATTATCCATACCTTCACCCCCAGCCACATGTCCGAGTGGGAAGGACTGCCATCGCGAGACTATCGCGCTAAAAAAGAGCGAGATGCCGACCGTCTGATTCAACGGTTGCAGCAGATTTGGCCGGATTTAGGCGATCGCATCGAACTCAAAGAGATCGGAACCCCCCGCACCCATCGCAAATTTTTAGGCCGCATCAACGGCACCTATGGCCCGATTCCCAGCAGTACTCCCTGGGGCCTATTGGGAGTTCCCTTCAACCGCACTTCGGTACGTAACCTTTACTGTGTGGGAGATAGCACCTTTCCCGGACAGGGTTTGAATGCTGTAGCGTTTTCGGGGTTTGCCTGCGCCCATCGAGTGGCCGTAGATTTGGGTCGGCCCAGTCGGCAGTGA
- a CDS encoding FHA domain-containing protein, with protein sequence MVSTQFENTNAQRSRVRHVLVIEDNAGRRTISLEAATYSIGRDPSCAIVLNSNYASRQHAILLRVPIPGTANRLFRILDGNAKGERSTNGITVNGQRLAQHDLSHGDTVAFSRDATATYYMTANLSDAEFAQYAESAGYRSLKLAVEDVSRTTIEAKSSSR encoded by the coding sequence ATGGTTAGCACTCAATTTGAAAATACAAACGCCCAGCGCAGCCGGGTCAGGCATGTGTTAGTCATTGAAGATAACGCCGGTCGCCGAACCATCTCTCTCGAAGCCGCGACTTATTCGATCGGGCGCGACCCCAGCTGCGCGATCGTACTGAATTCCAATTATGCCTCCCGCCAGCATGCCATCCTGCTGCGGGTTCCCATTCCCGGTACCGCCAATCGCTTGTTTCGCATCCTCGACGGCAATGCCAAAGGGGAGCGCAGCACGAATGGGATTACTGTTAACGGCCAGCGCCTGGCTCAACACGATCTCAGCCACGGCGATACGGTTGCCTTCAGTCGCGATGCCACGGCCACCTATTACATGACCGCCAATCTGTCGGATGCCGAGTTCGCTCAATATGCTGAATCCGCTGGCTACCGCAGCCTCAAGCTGGCTGTGGAAGATGTGTCCCGAACCACAATTGAAGCTAAATCGAGTTCGCGTTGA
- a CDS encoding phospholipid carrier-dependent glycosyltransferase, protein MAFPTLRQSSMSARRSPRDRVLQLGMLAIWIVALALRLWHLGELEPPVFDEVYFPKFAEAYLDGTAPYDAHPPLGKYLIASGIVALGRNAWGYRIATAIAGSLIPVAVAGLAYKISYRRRFAWWAGGLMLCDGLFLVESRLGLLNTFLVLFGVVAQIYAIAALEARGARRGLLLGGAGLLLGASASVKWNGLGFALALAGMAALAWSHALLRLKSPLPLGIWGQVRSLRWKHYLVYFGFLPAGFYLLQWLPHLLQQGIIQPGSGWRDWVQLGRRLLQLHASLMGLHTSATAGVGVDELVHPYCSTWLSWPVLARPMGYFFQADGNIWRDVHAIGNPVEWWLATAAVVGLAVWGLARLQAIPAYWLVGYAANLLPWALVSRCVFIYHYMSAYVFGILALAWVMDASIGHPKPIWRWLGWSAAIAIVACALFFSPIWLALPLSPEQFYRRIWFVPDRIPGFNWL, encoded by the coding sequence ATGGCATTTCCCACACTGAGGCAGAGCAGTATGTCCGCTCGGCGATCGCCCCGCGATCGCGTCCTCCAGTTAGGGATGCTCGCCATCTGGATTGTGGCCCTGGCACTGCGCCTGTGGCATCTGGGCGAGCTAGAGCCGCCCGTGTTTGACGAGGTCTATTTCCCTAAATTTGCCGAAGCATATCTCGACGGCACGGCCCCCTACGACGCGCACCCTCCCTTGGGTAAATACTTGATTGCCTCGGGGATTGTGGCTTTAGGCCGCAATGCTTGGGGCTACCGCATTGCTACGGCGATCGCCGGTTCGCTGATTCCCGTCGCGGTGGCGGGTCTGGCCTACAAGATCTCCTACCGCCGTCGGTTTGCCTGGTGGGCGGGCGGGCTGATGCTCTGCGATGGTCTCTTTTTAGTGGAATCGCGCTTGGGTCTGCTCAATACCTTTCTGGTGTTGTTTGGTGTGGTGGCGCAGATCTACGCGATCGCCGCTCTAGAGGCAAGGGGGGCTCGACGGGGGCTGCTACTCGGGGGGGCGGGCTTGCTGTTGGGGGCAAGCGCTTCAGTCAAGTGGAATGGGCTGGGCTTCGCACTCGCCTTGGCGGGCATGGCGGCATTAGCTTGGAGCCACGCTCTGCTGCGCTTAAAATCACCACTACCGCTGGGGATTTGGGGGCAGGTGCGATCGCTGCGCTGGAAACATTACCTGGTTTACTTCGGCTTCCTGCCGGCAGGATTTTATCTCTTGCAGTGGCTGCCCCACCTCCTGCAGCAAGGCATTATTCAGCCGGGGAGCGGCTGGCGCGACTGGGTTCAATTGGGCAGGCGGCTGTTGCAGCTTCATGCTTCCCTGATGGGCCTTCACACCAGTGCAACTGCAGGGGTGGGGGTGGACGAACTCGTGCATCCCTATTGTTCGACATGGCTCTCTTGGCCGGTGCTAGCTCGACCGATGGGATACTTTTTCCAGGCGGACGGTAATATTTGGCGGGATGTACACGCAATTGGCAATCCGGTGGAGTGGTGGCTGGCCACTGCGGCGGTGGTGGGCTTGGCGGTGTGGGGGCTAGCCCGCTTGCAGGCGATACCGGCTTACTGGCTGGTGGGCTATGCCGCCAATCTCCTGCCTTGGGCGTTGGTGAGTCGGTGCGTGTTTATCTATCACTACATGAGTGCCTATGTATTTGGCATCCTGGCGCTGGCTTGGGTGATGGATGCCTCGATCGGCCATCCCAAGCCGATTTGGCGGTGGCTGGGCTGGTCGGCGGCGATCGCGATTGTGGCTTGTGCCCTGTTTTTCTCGCCCATTTGGTTGGCTCTGCCCCTGTCACCCGAACAGTTTTACCGGCGCATCTGGTTTGTGCCCGATCGCATACCGGGGTTTAATTGGCTCTAG
- the coaD gene encoding pantetheine-phosphate adenylyltransferase, with protein sequence MIALYPGSFDPVTYGHLDIIESASRMFDRTIVSILKNPNKTPLFSLEQRQAQIRTATAHLPNIEVTTFWGLTVTHARQQNAQVLIRGLRAISDFEFELQMAHTNKTLEPDLDTIFLACSNQHSFLSSSVVKEIARYGGPIDHLVPPNVKQDLETAFAPLD encoded by the coding sequence TTGATTGCACTCTATCCCGGCAGCTTCGATCCCGTGACCTACGGCCACCTAGATATCATCGAAAGCGCCAGCCGCATGTTCGATCGCACGATCGTCTCCATCCTCAAAAACCCCAATAAAACCCCTCTGTTTTCACTGGAACAGCGGCAAGCGCAAATACGCACCGCCACCGCCCACCTGCCCAATATCGAAGTCACCACCTTTTGGGGACTCACCGTCACCCACGCCCGCCAGCAAAACGCTCAGGTACTCATTCGCGGCCTGCGAGCCATTTCAGACTTTGAATTCGAACTGCAGATGGCCCACACCAACAAAACCCTAGAGCCCGATCTGGACACTATCTTTCTGGCCTGCTCCAACCAGCACAGCTTTTTAAGCAGCAGTGTGGTCAAAGAAATCGCCCGCTACGGCGGTCCCATCGACCATCTGGTTCCCCCTAATGTCAAACAGGATTTAGAAACGGCGTTTGCCCCACTCGACTAG
- a CDS encoding acetate kinase yields the protein MKILVLNAGSSSQKSCLYSIRGTVPEQPPAPVWEAQIDWHSQDDVATLFVKTERGEKLAEKLHSASRPETLSHLLNMLWQGSTRVIQSPQEIDGVGHRVVHGGRAYRASVVVTPAVKAAIARLSSLAPAHNPANLEGIELMEQILGNLPQVAVFDTAFHSHIPDVAATYPGPYDWLERGIRRYGFHGISHQYCASQAARILDRDLAELRLIVCHLGNGCSLTAIENGRSIDTTMGFTPLDGLMMGTRSGAVDPGILIHLMRQGYSADELDRLLNRESGLKGISGISHDLREIERAIERGNKRAKLALDIYLHRLKSCLGAMLMSLGGVDAIVFTAGIGEHSAFVRAATCEALGFLGLKLDLAKNENCTGDRDIATAESAVRVLVIHTQEDWAIARDCWHCLKGSSGS from the coding sequence ATGAAGATTTTGGTTCTCAATGCAGGCTCCAGCAGCCAGAAAAGTTGCTTGTACAGCATTCGGGGGACAGTCCCGGAACAGCCCCCCGCTCCGGTTTGGGAGGCTCAGATTGATTGGCATTCCCAAGACGATGTCGCAACGCTGTTTGTGAAGACAGAGCGAGGGGAGAAATTAGCAGAAAAACTCCATTCTGCCTCTCGACCTGAAACACTTTCCCATCTGTTGAATATGCTTTGGCAGGGATCGACTCGCGTCATCCAAAGCCCGCAAGAAATTGATGGGGTGGGCCATCGAGTCGTGCATGGCGGTCGAGCTTATCGAGCCAGTGTTGTTGTGACGCCCGCTGTCAAAGCGGCGATCGCTCGTCTGAGTTCCCTGGCACCCGCCCACAATCCAGCCAATTTAGAGGGGATTGAGCTGATGGAGCAGATTTTGGGCAATCTTCCTCAAGTTGCTGTATTCGACACTGCTTTTCACAGTCATATCCCCGATGTCGCCGCCACCTATCCCGGTCCCTATGACTGGCTCGAACGGGGGATTCGCCGCTATGGGTTTCACGGCATTAGCCACCAATACTGTGCTTCGCAGGCGGCTCGCATCTTGGATCGAGACTTAGCCGAGCTGCGCCTCATCGTCTGTCATTTGGGCAATGGATGTTCTCTAACGGCGATTGAGAACGGTCGCAGCATCGATACCACGATGGGTTTTACCCCTTTGGATGGCTTGATGATGGGAACCCGCTCGGGAGCGGTCGATCCCGGTATCTTGATTCATTTGATGCGACAAGGCTATTCGGCGGATGAGTTAGATCGCCTGCTGAATCGGGAATCTGGCCTGAAAGGGATTTCTGGAATTTCCCACGATCTACGAGAGATCGAGCGGGCGATCGAGCGAGGCAACAAGCGAGCCAAACTGGCTTTGGACATCTACCTCCACCGTTTAAAATCTTGTCTGGGCGCAATGTTAATGAGCTTGGGCGGAGTCGATGCAATTGTCTTCACTGCAGGAATTGGGGAGCATTCAGCCTTCGTTCGCGCTGCAACCTGTGAGGCCCTAGGGTTTTTGGGGTTGAAGCTAGATCTCGCTAAGAATGAAAATTGTACGGGCGATCGAGATATTGCGACCGCTGAGTCTGCCGTACGGGTTCTGGTGATTCATACCCAAGAGGATTGGGCGATCGCACGAGACTGCTGGCACTGCCTGAAAGGTAGCAGTGGAAGCTAA
- a CDS encoding histidine phosphatase family protein has product MSLSLYFLRHGETTHSQTGGYCGALDPGLTPAGLQMAQAFADAYRAVPWSAIFASPMQRTVTTAKSLCEAAGVDLQIREGLKEMHFGEWEDRMPDYVREHYPDDYVRWLTEPAWNPPTGGETGVQVASRASLAIAEIEDKFTTGNVLVVSHKTTIRILLCSLLGIDLGRYRDRIEMPVASVSLVKFDRHGPLLQRLGDRSHLPEELRNRAGT; this is encoded by the coding sequence ATGAGTCTGAGTCTCTATTTTTTGCGGCATGGCGAAACCACCCACAGCCAGACCGGCGGCTACTGCGGCGCTCTCGACCCAGGACTGACACCAGCGGGTTTACAAATGGCACAAGCCTTCGCCGATGCCTATCGGGCAGTACCTTGGTCAGCTATTTTTGCCAGTCCGATGCAACGCACCGTCACGACGGCTAAGTCCTTGTGCGAGGCGGCTGGTGTCGATCTGCAAATTCGAGAGGGACTGAAAGAAATGCATTTTGGAGAATGGGAAGATCGAATGCCGGACTACGTGCGAGAACACTATCCTGACGATTACGTTCGTTGGCTCACAGAACCAGCCTGGAATCCCCCGACGGGCGGCGAGACGGGGGTTCAGGTTGCCAGCCGCGCCTCGCTGGCGATCGCAGAAATTGAGGATAAATTTACGACGGGCAATGTCCTGGTTGTCTCCCACAAAACCACGATTCGGATTCTTCTCTGCAGCCTCCTCGGGATTGATTTAGGCCGCTATCGCGATCGCATCGAGATGCCTGTGGCTTCGGTCAGTTTAGTGAAGTTCGATCGCCACGGCCCTTTACTGCAGCGATTGGGCGATCGCTCCCATCTGCCAGAAGAGCTTCGCAATCGAGCGGGAACGTGA
- a CDS encoding glycogen/starch/alpha-glucan phosphorylase — MTSSKNIDAQPTVQIEDDRTGLGIETLRRAIADNLFYIQGKFPEIATLNDYYMALAYTVRDRLLQRWIATVQTYMQPDVKVVAYLSAEFLEGPHLGNNAINLGIYDRVKQAVIESGLDLEALLEQEEEPGLGNGGLGRLAACYMDSLATLEIPAIGYGIRYEFGIFDQEIRDGWQAEITDKWLQFGNPWEIPRPESSVLVNFAGYTETYTDEAGHYRVRWVPHQVVKGIPYDTPILGYRVNTANTLRLWKAEAPESFDFNAFNVGNYYGAVNQKVVSENFTKVLYPNDEPVQGKQLRLGQQYFFVSCALQDMIRIHLATGGDLERFHERFAVQLNDTHPAIGVAELMRLLVDEHHLDWELAWDVTQKTFAYTNHTLLPEALEKWPLSLFGRLLPRHLEIVYEINRRFLDWIRVKYINDMGKLSRLSLIDESGERYVRMAHLACIGSHRINGVAALHSELLEQTVLQDFHELWPEKIINVTNGVTPRRWMVLSNPRLTDLITRTIGDRWIVHLEDLKKLEAFAADSAFRAEWRQVKQANKQALAQRILDRTGIAVNPDSMFDIQVKRIHEYKRQHLNVLHIITLYNRLKHNLDLDMPARTFIFGGKAAPGYFMAKLVIKLITSVGDVVNRDPDVRDRLKVVFLPDYNVKNSQLVYPSADLSEQISTAGKEASGTGNMKFSLNGALTIGTLDGANIEIRESVGAENFCLFGLSVEGIAQLQDRGYCPRHYCDRNPELKEAVARIESGYFSHGDRDLFRPLLDKLLDRDPYFLLADYQSYIECQEQVSQAYRDAEHWTRMSILNTARMGKFSSDRSIREYAEKIWQVQPVPVQLQNYVQANAVLNVR; from the coding sequence GTGACAAGCTCTAAGAATATAGACGCGCAACCGACCGTCCAAATCGAGGACGATCGCACCGGTCTGGGCATTGAAACTTTGCGGCGGGCGATCGCCGATAACCTGTTTTACATCCAGGGCAAGTTTCCAGAGATTGCGACTCTGAATGACTACTACATGGCGCTGGCCTACACCGTGCGCGATCGCCTCCTGCAGCGCTGGATTGCCACAGTGCAGACCTACATGCAGCCCGACGTCAAGGTCGTTGCCTATCTCTCTGCCGAATTTCTGGAGGGACCTCACCTGGGGAATAACGCAATCAATTTAGGCATTTACGATCGCGTCAAACAGGCCGTTATCGAGTCTGGGCTCGATCTGGAAGCGTTGCTGGAGCAGGAAGAGGAACCGGGTTTGGGGAATGGCGGCCTGGGGCGCTTGGCGGCCTGCTATATGGACTCTCTGGCAACGCTGGAGATTCCGGCCATTGGCTACGGCATCCGCTACGAATTCGGCATTTTCGACCAAGAAATTCGCGATGGCTGGCAGGCGGAGATTACCGATAAGTGGCTGCAGTTTGGCAATCCTTGGGAGATCCCCCGCCCAGAATCCTCAGTGCTGGTGAATTTTGCAGGCTATACAGAAACCTATACAGATGAAGCAGGACACTATCGAGTGCGTTGGGTGCCGCACCAAGTGGTCAAAGGCATTCCCTACGACACGCCCATTCTGGGCTATCGGGTCAACACAGCCAATACATTGCGCCTCTGGAAAGCAGAAGCGCCCGAGTCCTTCGACTTTAATGCCTTTAATGTCGGGAATTATTACGGGGCTGTGAACCAAAAGGTGGTGTCAGAGAATTTCACCAAGGTGCTTTACCCCAATGACGAACCCGTTCAAGGCAAGCAGTTGCGCTTGGGGCAGCAGTATTTTTTCGTTTCCTGTGCGCTGCAAGACATGATTCGCATACATCTTGCAACCGGGGGGGATCTAGAGCGCTTTCACGAACGATTTGCCGTACAGCTCAATGACACCCATCCTGCCATTGGCGTGGCCGAACTGATGCGGTTGTTAGTGGACGAGCACCATCTCGATTGGGAGCTGGCTTGGGATGTTACCCAAAAAACCTTTGCCTACACCAACCATACGCTCCTGCCCGAAGCGTTAGAAAAGTGGCCCCTCAGTCTGTTTGGACGCCTGCTGCCCAGACATCTAGAAATTGTCTACGAAATCAACCGACGATTTTTGGATTGGATTCGGGTGAAGTACATCAATGACATGGGAAAACTCTCGCGGCTGTCTTTGATTGACGAAAGTGGTGAAAGATACGTGCGCATGGCTCACCTAGCCTGTATCGGCAGCCATCGCATTAACGGCGTTGCCGCACTCCACAGCGAGTTGCTCGAGCAAACTGTGCTGCAAGACTTTCACGAACTTTGGCCCGAAAAAATCATCAATGTGACCAACGGCGTCACGCCGCGACGCTGGATGGTTTTGAGTAACCCCAGGCTGACCGACCTAATCACTCGCACCATTGGCGATCGCTGGATAGTCCATTTAGAAGACCTCAAAAAACTAGAAGCCTTCGCAGCTGACTCGGCCTTTCGAGCAGAGTGGCGGCAGGTCAAACAGGCGAACAAGCAGGCACTCGCCCAGCGCATCCTGGACCGCACGGGGATCGCGGTCAACCCAGATTCGATGTTCGATATTCAGGTGAAGCGCATCCACGAGTACAAGCGCCAGCATCTCAACGTTCTGCACATCATCACCCTCTACAATCGCCTCAAGCACAATCTCGATCTCGATATGCCAGCGCGGACGTTTATCTTTGGCGGCAAGGCTGCGCCGGGATATTTCATGGCGAAGCTCGTCATTAAGCTCATTACTTCTGTGGGCGATGTCGTCAATCGAGACCCGGATGTTCGCGATCGCCTCAAAGTGGTGTTTCTGCCAGACTATAACGTCAAGAACAGTCAGCTGGTCTACCCATCCGCAGACTTGTCGGAACAAATTTCCACCGCAGGCAAAGAAGCCTCGGGCACGGGCAACATGAAGTTTTCCCTCAACGGGGCTCTCACCATTGGCACCCTCGACGGAGCCAATATCGAAATTCGCGAGTCTGTTGGGGCGGAGAATTTCTGTCTGTTTGGTCTCTCTGTTGAAGGGATCGCTCAATTGCAAGATCGGGGCTATTGTCCGCGTCACTACTGCGATCGCAACCCCGAACTGAAGGAAGCCGTGGCTCGGATCGAGTCCGGCTATTTCTCCCACGGCGATCGCGACTTATTCCGCCCCCTCCTCGATAAGTTACTCGATCGCGATCCCTATTTCCTCCTCGCCGACTATCAGTCCTATATCGAATGCCAAGAGCAGGTGAGCCAAGCCTATCGCGATGCAGAACATTGGACTCGCATGTCTATTCTGAATACGGCTCGAATGGGCAAGTTCTCGTCAGATCGTTCCATTCGGGAGTACGCCGAGAAAATCTGGCAGGTTCAGCCCGTTCCGGTTCAACTTCAGAATTACGTTCAGGCCAACGCTGTCTTAAACGTTCGCTAG